A window of the Cystobacter fuscus genome harbors these coding sequences:
- a CDS encoding tetratricopeptide repeat protein, with translation MKVSCPSCQTNYNIDDKRIPPGGAKLKCARCQNTFPIKAEEPRPPTPAAIPLPGPSAPAAVPLPAPTPPQSRVSPAPNDYARQDYPETTRVVAMPLPSAAYRDNQPPAAVPLPAPTTGGFDISTSEPSSAYTSDPSLNASGGAVPLPGASDFDYAQDPYAQDAVALPPPASSGEPYAYAQDPYAQDAVALPPPASSEEPYAYAQDPYAQDAVALPPPAADPYAADDGFGAYSGSAPGADAFALPPPPAADDGFASAGADDAFALPPPPAADPYASAPVEEDPFALPPPPAADPYASAPVEEDPFALPPPAEEPIAAAVIEEEDPFALPPPAADAAAMDYSAPMVSGPASMDVGLDFSEPPLAAPASIPDALEFDPSAPPPAGGDDLEVDLSAPLPPPPTTGSADGLEMLSFIDDAAKGSANKARPQVKRFQVRRRSGKVFGPFEEGVIVKMLEDGQLLGNEEVSADGEGWSPIGTVPLFATAIAKLMEGPAAPPAAAAAAAAPATESGAKAAPAAGSNTAANMERINQLYGGRMAQVSVVDSTSRAEIILGKLKKRLPLVISVAAGVVVIITGLSFGATRYGVFGMKKFFPAQIKPGAEGYADVEAARKALLQDSLQGYTQAREATARVLADKEYPEVRALWCQSIFYLQRRYSAANSGELSRCQSQEEQGNLELMGELHPEYLKYRAGAALSQRDPDAALAHLGNANQGDVEVALLLAEAQAAKKRNEDAIATLQQVVERQPELAKAQHALGNLYQEEGKADEAAKAYEAALKADPSHIISAVELASVELLLRKQAPQKGLEAAERALDEKLGAGMGASELSRARTLKGIALFQLAKIPEAEQELRIAVEKDPESRLGKRYLGYVLQAQRKFEEALPFFETAAKAEPEDSEAVNGYASLLVTLGKMEEAKTQVTEALQRFPDNAHLEYLQGRITEAEGGNSAAEEHYTRALKANAQLVEAQVARGRLHLRLRHAEQARADFTEAAGKAPETAVVHVGLGELALSEGDTARAQEEFERAVGFDAQSAEAHLGLSRMALLAGDLDKAQKEIDKAMELQPYALPGGRLQRGMVMWRQGKLDEAVAELEQAKKQDPRDVGLAINLGAVNFEKGVAARKAQKENDATAGFKEAEANLTQALKLEPSNAEANFYLAQVKAQRGEFDQAIENMKTAVERASKRADYHFALGMIYRDAKQPGEAIEAWKKTVELDPKRLDAYEALGHAHMDRSEVDDALKAFQAALKVNPKSSQTLASIGDAHFTAMHWRDAVRSYEQALKTDPGLTGLYYKLGRAWGEQNQYGKAIDWYTKAVVATPDNADSWYHLGYAYKEKGKKKDAVKSFREYLSRKPDAQDRKEIEDEITFLE, from the coding sequence ATGAAAGTCTCGTGCCCGTCTTGCCAGACGAATTACAACATCGATGACAAGCGGATCCCACCGGGGGGCGCGAAGCTCAAGTGCGCGCGGTGCCAGAACACCTTCCCCATCAAGGCCGAGGAGCCGCGTCCCCCCACTCCCGCCGCCATTCCGCTGCCCGGACCCAGCGCGCCCGCCGCCGTTCCGCTGCCCGCCCCCACGCCGCCCCAATCGCGCGTGAGCCCGGCCCCCAACGACTACGCCCGGCAGGACTACCCGGAGACCACGCGCGTGGTGGCCATGCCGCTGCCCTCCGCCGCCTACCGGGACAACCAGCCGCCCGCCGCCGTCCCGCTGCCCGCCCCCACCACGGGTGGCTTCGACATCAGCACGTCCGAGCCTTCCTCCGCGTACACCTCGGACCCGTCCCTGAACGCATCGGGGGGCGCCGTGCCCCTGCCCGGGGCCTCTGACTTCGACTACGCCCAGGATCCCTACGCCCAGGATGCCGTCGCCCTGCCGCCTCCGGCGTCCTCCGGGGAGCCGTACGCGTACGCCCAGGATCCCTACGCCCAGGATGCCGTCGCCCTGCCGCCTCCGGCGTCCTCCGAGGAGCCGTACGCGTACGCCCAGGATCCCTACGCCCAGGATGCCGTCGCCCTGCCGCCTCCCGCGGCGGATCCGTACGCCGCCGATGACGGGTTCGGCGCGTACTCCGGGAGCGCACCCGGAGCGGATGCGTTCGCCCTGCCGCCACCTCCCGCGGCCGACGACGGGTTCGCCTCCGCGGGCGCCGACGACGCGTTCGCCCTGCCGCCCCCGCCGGCCGCGGATCCGTACGCCTCCGCCCCGGTCGAGGAGGATCCCTTCGCCCTGCCACCCCCGCCGGCCGCGGATCCGTACGCCTCCGCCCCGGTCGAGGAGGATCCCTTCGCCCTACCCCCGCCGGCCGAGGAGCCCATCGCCGCCGCCGTCATCGAGGAGGAGGACCCCTTCGCCCTGCCGCCTCCCGCGGCCGACGCGGCCGCCATGGACTACTCCGCGCCGATGGTGTCCGGGCCCGCCTCGATGGACGTGGGCCTCGACTTCTCGGAGCCTCCGCTGGCGGCGCCCGCGTCCATCCCGGACGCGCTCGAGTTCGATCCCTCCGCTCCGCCCCCGGCGGGCGGGGATGATCTCGAAGTGGACCTCTCCGCGCCGCTGCCGCCGCCGCCCACCACGGGCTCGGCCGATGGCCTGGAGATGCTCAGCTTCATCGACGACGCGGCCAAGGGCAGCGCCAACAAGGCCCGGCCCCAGGTCAAGCGCTTCCAGGTGCGCCGCCGCTCGGGCAAGGTCTTCGGCCCGTTCGAGGAGGGCGTGATCGTCAAGATGCTCGAGGATGGCCAGCTGCTCGGCAACGAGGAGGTCTCCGCGGACGGAGAGGGCTGGTCACCCATCGGGACGGTGCCGCTGTTCGCCACGGCCATCGCGAAGCTGATGGAGGGCCCGGCGGCGCCTCCCGCCGCGGCCGCTGCCGCCGCGGCGCCCGCCACCGAGTCCGGCGCCAAGGCCGCTCCGGCCGCGGGCTCCAACACCGCCGCCAACATGGAGCGCATCAATCAGCTCTATGGCGGCCGCATGGCCCAGGTCTCCGTGGTGGACAGCACCTCGCGCGCGGAGATCATCCTCGGCAAGCTGAAGAAGCGGCTGCCGCTGGTGATCTCCGTCGCGGCCGGAGTGGTGGTCATCATCACGGGGCTGAGCTTCGGCGCCACGCGCTATGGCGTCTTCGGCATGAAGAAGTTCTTCCCCGCGCAGATCAAGCCCGGAGCCGAGGGCTACGCGGACGTGGAGGCCGCGCGCAAGGCGCTGTTGCAGGACTCGCTCCAGGGCTACACGCAGGCGCGCGAGGCCACCGCCCGGGTGCTCGCGGACAAGGAGTATCCCGAGGTCCGCGCGCTCTGGTGCCAGTCCATCTTCTACCTGCAGCGCCGCTACTCGGCCGCCAACAGCGGTGAGCTGTCGCGCTGCCAGTCCCAGGAGGAGCAGGGCAACCTGGAGCTGATGGGCGAGCTGCACCCCGAGTACCTCAAGTACCGGGCGGGCGCGGCACTGAGCCAGCGCGATCCGGACGCGGCGCTCGCGCACCTGGGCAACGCCAACCAGGGCGACGTGGAGGTGGCGCTCCTGCTCGCCGAGGCCCAGGCGGCCAAGAAGCGCAACGAGGACGCCATCGCGACGCTCCAGCAGGTCGTGGAGCGGCAGCCCGAGCTGGCCAAGGCCCAGCATGCCCTGGGCAACCTCTACCAGGAGGAAGGCAAGGCGGACGAGGCGGCCAAGGCCTACGAGGCCGCGCTCAAGGCGGACCCCTCGCACATCATCTCCGCGGTGGAGCTGGCCTCGGTGGAGCTGCTGCTGCGCAAGCAGGCGCCCCAGAAGGGCTTGGAGGCCGCCGAGCGCGCGCTCGACGAGAAGCTCGGAGCGGGCATGGGCGCCTCGGAGCTGTCGCGCGCCCGCACCCTCAAGGGCATCGCCCTCTTCCAGCTCGCCAAGATTCCGGAGGCCGAGCAGGAGCTGCGCATCGCCGTGGAGAAGGATCCCGAGTCCCGCCTGGGCAAGCGCTATCTGGGATACGTGCTCCAGGCCCAGCGCAAGTTCGAGGAGGCCCTGCCCTTCTTCGAGACGGCGGCCAAGGCCGAGCCGGAGGACAGCGAAGCGGTGAATGGCTACGCCTCGCTCCTGGTGACGCTCGGCAAGATGGAGGAGGCCAAGACGCAGGTGACCGAGGCGCTCCAGCGCTTCCCGGACAACGCCCACCTCGAGTACCTCCAGGGCCGCATCACCGAGGCCGAGGGCGGCAACAGCGCCGCCGAGGAGCACTACACGCGTGCCCTCAAGGCCAACGCCCAGCTCGTCGAGGCCCAGGTGGCGCGCGGTCGGCTCCACCTGCGCCTGCGCCACGCGGAGCAGGCCAGGGCGGACTTCACGGAGGCCGCCGGCAAGGCGCCCGAGACCGCCGTGGTGCACGTGGGCCTGGGCGAGCTGGCGCTCTCCGAGGGGGACACCGCGCGGGCCCAGGAGGAGTTCGAGCGCGCCGTGGGCTTCGACGCCCAGTCGGCCGAGGCCCACCTGGGACTGTCGCGCATGGCGCTGCTCGCCGGCGACCTGGACAAGGCCCAGAAGGAGATCGACAAGGCGATGGAGCTGCAGCCGTACGCGCTCCCCGGCGGACGGCTGCAGCGCGGCATGGTGATGTGGCGCCAGGGCAAGCTGGACGAGGCCGTCGCCGAGCTGGAGCAGGCCAAGAAGCAGGACCCGCGCGACGTGGGCCTCGCCATCAACCTGGGCGCCGTCAACTTCGAGAAGGGCGTCGCCGCCCGGAAGGCCCAGAAGGAGAACGACGCCACCGCGGGCTTCAAGGAGGCCGAGGCCAACCTGACGCAGGCGCTCAAGCTCGAGCCCTCCAACGCCGAGGCGAACTTCTACCTCGCGCAGGTGAAGGCCCAGCGCGGCGAGTTCGACCAGGCCATCGAGAACATGAAGACCGCGGTGGAGCGCGCGTCCAAGCGGGCCGACTACCACTTCGCCCTCGGCATGATCTACCGCGACGCCAAGCAGCCCGGAGAGGCCATCGAGGCGTGGAAGAAGACCGTCGAGCTGGATCCCAAGCGGCTCGACGCCTACGAGGCCCTGGGCCATGCCCACATGGATCGCAGCGAGGTCGACGACGCCCTCAAGGCCTTCCAGGCGGCGCTCAAGGTGAACCCCAAGAGCAGCCAGACCCTGGCCTCCATCGGAGACGCGCACTTCACCGCCATGCACTGGCGTGACGCCGTCCGCTCCTACGAGCAGGCCCTCAAGACGGACCCGGGCCTCACCGGCCTCTACTACAAGCTGGGCCGTGCCTGGGGCGAGCAGAACCAGTACGGCAAGGCCATCGACTGGTACACCAAGGCCGTCGTGGCCACGCCGGACAACGCCGACAGCTGGTACCACCTGGGCTACGCCTACAAGGAGAAGGGCAAGAAGAAGGACGCCGTCAAATCCTTCCGCGAGTACCTCTCGCGCAAGCCCGACGCGCAGGATCGCAAGGAGATCGAGGACGAGATCACCTTCCTCGAGTAG
- a CDS encoding glycosyltransferase family 39 protein, with amino-acid sequence MPAWGPWVGAGVALLPALLAVAQLGRIHPDEVYQLLEPAWFRAHGYGVLAWEWRVGLRNWAAPLVASGLLRLASVLGLTHPVAYRALLAVPQVALHGWMLWAAYRFAERRVGPRGGLLAMLAVGLYGPVLVFAGRTLGESLSGAFLVVAMEALDRPERSARAGLVGGAALGLAVVVRYGSAVMVLMALVWLVGARRWRTLAWTCLAGGVVAVGLGVLDQVTWGRPFHSFLAYVDFNVLSGQAARQFGASPPSFYLGPWLRGLPGWVWLVLPLVWAAWRQRRSLSLPALCAVGYLTALLFTAHKEERFLYPGLLLLVLAAAPVAAGFVVSRERAAWRAVGGALLLLTAVVPGFFFLSEDLRGDQFRAIVSATRSEDTRGLLIVNEGLWGAGGFFYIGKNIPWMTCDWPQDANFQRAMRDTRFNRAVTFEGRALAELQSAGFRVMGRVGRETMLARP; translated from the coding sequence ATGCCCGCGTGGGGTCCATGGGTGGGGGCGGGCGTGGCGTTGTTGCCCGCGCTGCTCGCGGTGGCGCAGCTCGGGCGCATCCACCCGGACGAGGTGTACCAGTTGTTGGAGCCGGCCTGGTTCCGCGCCCACGGGTATGGCGTCCTGGCGTGGGAGTGGCGGGTGGGCCTGCGCAACTGGGCCGCGCCCCTCGTGGCCTCGGGACTCTTGCGCCTCGCCTCGGTGCTGGGCCTCACGCACCCGGTGGCCTACCGGGCACTGCTCGCCGTCCCCCAGGTGGCCCTGCACGGGTGGATGTTGTGGGCCGCGTACCGCTTCGCCGAGCGGCGCGTCGGACCTCGAGGCGGACTGCTCGCGATGCTCGCCGTGGGCCTCTATGGCCCGGTGCTCGTCTTCGCGGGCCGCACGCTGGGGGAGTCGCTCTCTGGCGCCTTCCTGGTGGTGGCCATGGAGGCCCTGGATCGTCCGGAGCGCTCCGCGCGCGCGGGCCTCGTGGGCGGAGCGGCACTGGGACTGGCGGTAGTGGTGCGCTATGGCTCGGCGGTGATGGTGCTGATGGCGCTCGTCTGGCTGGTGGGAGCCCGGCGGTGGCGGACCCTCGCCTGGACCTGCCTCGCGGGAGGTGTCGTCGCCGTGGGCTTGGGAGTGCTCGACCAGGTGACGTGGGGCCGACCCTTCCACTCGTTCCTGGCCTACGTCGACTTCAACGTCCTCTCGGGCCAGGCGGCGCGACAGTTCGGTGCCTCGCCTCCCTCGTTCTACCTGGGCCCCTGGCTGCGTGGCCTCCCCGGGTGGGTCTGGCTGGTGCTCCCCTTGGTCTGGGCCGCCTGGCGCCAGCGACGCTCCTTGTCCCTGCCTGCCCTGTGCGCGGTGGGCTACCTCACCGCGCTCCTCTTCACCGCCCACAAGGAGGAGCGCTTCCTCTACCCGGGGCTGCTGCTGCTCGTGCTGGCCGCCGCCCCGGTGGCCGCGGGCTTCGTGGTGTCCCGCGAGAGGGCGGCCTGGCGGGCGGTGGGGGGCGCGCTGCTCCTGCTCACCGCGGTGGTGCCGGGCTTCTTCTTCCTCTCGGAGGATCTGCGTGGGGATCAGTTCCGCGCCATCGTCTCGGCCACCCGGAGCGAGGACACGCGGGGCCTGCTCATCGTCAACGAGGGGCTGTGGGGCGCCGGGGGCTTCTTCTACATCGGCAAGAACATCCCCTGGATGACGTGCGACTGGCCCCAGGACGCGAACTTCCAGCGGGCCATGCGGGACACGCGCTTCAACCGTGCCGTCACCTTCGAGGGCCGGGCCCTCGCGGAACTCCAGTCGGCGGGCTTCCGGGTGATGGGGCGGGTGGGGCGCGAGACGATGCTCGCGCGGCCCTGA
- the dnaX gene encoding DNA polymerase III subunit gamma/tau — MSYLVLARKWRPQTFDDMTGQEHVVRTVANAIKMDRVAHAYLFCGPRGVGKTTAARLLAKALNCEKGPTANPCDTCQACREIAAGTSVDVAEIDGASNNGVENVREIRENAKYLPQRDRHKIYIIDEVHMLSGAAFNALLKTLEEPPGHVKFIFATTEAHKLPDTILSRCQRHNFRRIPAKVMLDRLKYICEQEKVAISERALSMVVRQSEGGMRDSLSLLDQIFSACGANPSDEAVADALGAIDRTVVQDFAEALVRKDARRVLERVEEVFNRGTDLKRLTEELALQLRHLFVAKTLGEAPTELAETERTALSALAKDADAAQISRLFDIVHGCVWDVSRAAQPRLALEMALLKAIQLSPAGSIPDLLARVDRLAAGLGAEDGHKVAPGAPGGRSSPANFRAH, encoded by the coding sequence ATGAGCTACCTCGTTCTCGCCCGTAAATGGCGCCCGCAGACTTTCGACGACATGACCGGCCAGGAGCACGTGGTCCGCACCGTCGCCAACGCCATCAAGATGGACCGGGTGGCGCACGCCTACCTGTTCTGCGGACCGCGAGGCGTGGGCAAGACGACCGCCGCCCGTCTGCTCGCCAAGGCCCTCAACTGTGAGAAGGGGCCCACCGCCAACCCCTGTGACACCTGCCAGGCGTGCCGGGAGATCGCCGCGGGCACGTCGGTGGACGTGGCGGAGATCGACGGTGCCTCGAACAACGGCGTGGAGAACGTCCGGGAGATCCGCGAGAACGCCAAGTACCTCCCGCAGCGCGACCGGCACAAGATCTACATCATCGACGAGGTCCACATGCTCTCGGGGGCGGCGTTCAACGCGCTCCTCAAGACGCTGGAGGAGCCGCCCGGCCACGTGAAGTTCATCTTCGCGACCACCGAGGCACACAAGCTCCCGGACACCATCCTCTCGCGCTGCCAGCGCCACAACTTCCGGCGCATCCCCGCCAAGGTGATGCTCGATCGGCTCAAGTACATCTGCGAGCAGGAGAAGGTCGCCATCTCCGAGCGGGCGCTCTCCATGGTGGTGCGCCAGTCCGAGGGCGGCATGCGCGACTCGCTCAGCCTCCTGGATCAGATCTTCTCCGCCTGTGGCGCCAACCCCAGCGACGAGGCCGTGGCCGATGCCCTGGGCGCCATCGATCGCACGGTGGTGCAGGACTTCGCCGAGGCCCTGGTGCGCAAGGACGCCAGACGCGTGCTCGAGCGCGTGGAGGAGGTCTTCAACCGCGGCACGGATCTCAAGCGGCTCACGGAGGAGCTCGCCCTGCAACTGCGCCACCTCTTCGTGGCCAAGACGCTGGGCGAGGCCCCCACGGAGCTCGCCGAGACCGAGCGCACCGCGCTCAGCGCGCTCGCCAAGGACGCGGACGCGGCGCAGATCTCCCGCCTCTTCGACATCGTGCACGGGTGCGTGTGGGACGTGTCGCGCGCGGCCCAGCCCCGACTCGCGTTGGAGATGGCCCTGCTCAAGGCCATCCAGCTCTCGCCCGCCGGCTCCATCCCGGACCTGCTCGCGCGCGTGGATCGTCTCGCCGCCGGCCTGGGCGCCGAGGACGGCCACAAGGTAGCCCCTGGAGCGCCCGGAGGTCGCTCCAGCCCGGCCAACTTTCGCGCCCACTGA
- the tadA gene encoding tRNA adenosine(34) deaminase TadA — protein MSLDEAFMQQALALAREAAGLGEVPVGAVAVHDGKVIGTGFNRREIDRNPLAHAEIFAMDAAAKALNAWRLSGVTLYVTLEPCAMCAGALVQSRVTRLVFGTPDPKAGAVGSLYNLAEEPRHNHRLQVTSGIMADESRQVLKDFFERLRAKKRDK, from the coding sequence ATGAGTCTGGACGAAGCTTTCATGCAGCAGGCGCTCGCGCTCGCGCGGGAAGCCGCTGGACTCGGGGAAGTACCTGTCGGCGCGGTAGCGGTCCACGATGGCAAGGTCATCGGAACGGGCTTCAACCGACGCGAGATCGACCGCAACCCCCTGGCTCACGCGGAAATCTTCGCGATGGACGCGGCGGCCAAGGCCTTGAACGCTTGGCGACTCTCTGGTGTCACCCTGTATGTGACGTTGGAACCCTGCGCGATGTGCGCGGGAGCGCTGGTTCAATCCCGGGTTACCCGACTGGTTTTCGGAACCCCGGATCCCAAGGCGGGCGCTGTCGGCTCGCTCTACAACCTGGCCGAGGAGCCCCGGCACAATCACCGGCTCCAGGTCACGAGTGGCATCATGGCGGACGAGAGCCGCCAGGTTTTGAAGGACTTCTTCGAGCGGCTGCGCGCGAAGAAACGCGACAAGTGA
- the serS gene encoding serine--tRNA ligase, which translates to MLDLKNVAQNFDAVVARLQSRGGSLDLGPFKSLVSERRDLYVAMESLSARRNAANEEMKRKAKEDPAALESLRGEMRAVSQNIKEKEARLKEVEEELSRILLLIPNIPHESVPEGASAEQNVQVRIWGDKPQLPFTPKQHFELGEKLGMLDFERAAKVSGSRFTFYKGALARLERALVSFMIDVHTQKGYVELLPPYLVLRETMMGTGQLPKFEDDAFKTAGEPERFLIPTSEVPVTNYHADEILEGEALPLRYCAFSPCFRAEAGAAGRDTRGLIRQHQFHKVEMVKFASPETSLDELEKMTDDACDILRRLGLHHRVMLLCTGDMGFSARKTYDIEVWLPGQGAYREISSCSDCGDFQARRAKIRFRAQKGDKPQLVHTLNGSGLAVGRTSIAILENYQREDGTVVIPEVLVPYMGGLKELRPL; encoded by the coding sequence ATGCTGGATCTCAAGAACGTCGCGCAGAACTTCGATGCGGTGGTCGCCCGGCTGCAATCCCGGGGCGGCAGCCTGGACCTCGGCCCCTTCAAGAGTCTCGTGTCGGAGCGGCGCGACCTCTACGTGGCCATGGAGTCGCTCTCCGCGCGCCGCAACGCCGCCAACGAGGAGATGAAGCGCAAGGCCAAGGAGGATCCGGCGGCGCTGGAGTCCCTGCGCGGCGAGATGCGCGCCGTGTCGCAGAACATCAAGGAGAAGGAGGCGCGGCTCAAGGAGGTGGAGGAGGAGCTCAGCCGCATCCTGCTGCTCATCCCCAACATCCCGCACGAGTCCGTGCCCGAGGGAGCGAGCGCCGAGCAGAACGTGCAGGTGCGCATCTGGGGAGACAAGCCCCAGCTGCCCTTCACGCCCAAGCAGCACTTCGAGCTGGGCGAGAAGCTCGGGATGCTGGACTTCGAGCGCGCCGCGAAGGTGTCCGGCTCGCGCTTCACCTTCTACAAGGGAGCGCTCGCGCGGCTGGAGCGCGCGCTCGTCTCCTTCATGATCGACGTGCACACCCAGAAGGGCTACGTCGAGCTGCTGCCGCCCTACCTCGTGCTGCGCGAGACGATGATGGGCACCGGCCAGCTGCCCAAGTTCGAGGACGACGCCTTCAAGACGGCGGGCGAGCCCGAGCGCTTCCTGATACCCACCTCGGAAGTGCCCGTCACCAACTACCACGCGGATGAAATCCTCGAGGGCGAGGCGCTGCCCCTGCGCTACTGCGCCTTCAGCCCGTGCTTCCGCGCCGAGGCGGGCGCGGCGGGCCGCGACACCCGGGGCCTCATCCGCCAGCACCAGTTCCACAAGGTGGAGATGGTGAAGTTCGCCTCGCCGGAGACGAGCCTCGACGAGCTGGAGAAGATGACGGACGACGCGTGCGACATCCTGCGGCGCCTGGGCCTGCACCACCGGGTGATGCTGCTGTGCACCGGCGACATGGGCTTCTCCGCCCGGAAGACGTACGACATCGAGGTCTGGCTGCCCGGCCAGGGAGCCTACCGGGAGATCTCCTCCTGCTCGGACTGCGGCGACTTCCAGGCGCGCCGGGCGAAGATCCGCTTCCGTGCCCAGAAGGGGGACAAGCCGCAGCTCGTCCACACGCTCAATGGAAGCGGCCTGGCCGTGGGGCGCACGAGCATCGCCATCCTGGAGAACTATCAGCGCGAGGACGGCACCGTCGTCATCCCCGAGGTGCTGGTGCCGTACATGGGCGGGCTCAAGGAACTGCGGCCCTTGTGA